The Brassica napus cultivar Da-Ae unplaced genomic scaffold, Da-Ae ScsIHWf_423;HRSCAF=653, whole genome shotgun sequence genome has a window encoding:
- the LOC125603928 gene encoding LOB domain-containing protein 12-like, translating to MGGPGSSPCASCKLLRRRCAKDCIFAPYFPPDDPHKFAIVHKVFGASNVSKMLQELPVHQRADAVNSLVFEANARVRDPVYGCVGAISYLQNQVSQLQMQLAVAQAEILCIQMQQEPNLQSHHQILELDQDDKILLLHNNIDNCNNNSNNNLGYAMSSGQFNSNFASPSSIMQMQMQMQDPLKQESLWT from the exons ATGGGCGGTCCTGGATCATCACCATGTGCTTCGTGTAAGCTTCTTCGACGACGCTGTGCAAAAGATTGCATATTTGCACCTTATTTCCCTCCTGACGATCCTCACAAATTTGCCATTGTTCATAAGGTCTTCGGCGCAAGCAACGTCAGCAAAATGTTGCAG GAGCTACCGGTTCATCAAAGAGCTGACGCGGTGAATAGTCTGGTTTTCGAAGCAAACGCACGAGTTAGAGATCCAGTATATGGCTGCGTAGGAGCAATCTCCTACTTGCAAAATCAAGTCTCACAGCTTCAAATGCAACTAGCAGTAGCTCAGGCCGAGATTCTCTGCATCCAGATGCAACAGGAGCCAAATTTACAGTCTCATCATCAAATACTTGAACTAGACCAAGACGATAAAATTCTCTTGCTACACAACAACATCGATAACTGCAACAACAACAGTAATAACAACTTGGGTTATGCTATGTCTTCCGGGCAGTTCAACTCTAACTTTGCTTCTCCAAGCAGTATAATGCAAATGCAGATGCAAATGCAAGACCCTCTGAAGCAAGAATCTCTTTGGACTTGA